One part of the Solanum dulcamara chromosome 8, daSolDulc1.2, whole genome shotgun sequence genome encodes these proteins:
- the LOC129900821 gene encoding 5-amino-6-(5-phospho-D-ribitylamino)uracil phosphatase, chloroplastic isoform X2, translated as MEGTLSFRSCSQAQLPLQPNSFLPQFSKKLQFLKSKPLKSSQCYQRLVIVKALGTGDNGDFEDFPATPNKIFMEEAIGAEYGEGFETFRPNGLLKVDVDFLNDRLQEGFLRRIRYAMKPDEAYGLIFSWDNVVADSRALKLDAWNQLASEEGLELPEDDSVQRLLLYATADQVLHKALPREKNEADQDRLKTRLSQLYHDKLLKISEPIEGLKEWLDAVSTARIPCAVVSSLDRRNMVEALERMGLMKYFQAIVTEEDGMESIAHRFLSAAVKLDRKPSKCVVFEDDPRGITAAHNCTMMAVALIGAHPAYDLGQADLAVGSFSELSVINLRRLFAHKGSNFMDLEKQIAEKAPRRRKLTIDTIF; from the exons ATGGAGGGCACTCTTAGCTTCCGCAGTTGTTCTCAGGCTCAGCTTCCGTTGCAACCGAACTCTTTCCTTCCTCAATTCTCCAAAAAGTTACAATTCTTG AAATCGAAGCCTTTGAAATCATCCCAGTGTTATCAACGCTTGGTGATTGTGAAGGCGTTGGGTACGGGTGATAATGGGGACTTTGAAGATTTTCCAGCTACACCTAACAAGATTTTTATGGAAGAG GCAATTGGTGCTGAATACGGAGAAGGTTTCGAGACATTTAGACCCAATGGACTGCTCAAAGTTGATGTG gattttttaaatgatagaCTGCAAGAGGGTTTCCTGCGAAGAATCCGTTATGCGATGAAGCCTGATGAAGCTTACGGCCTCATTTTCTCTTGGGATAATGTGGTG GCAGATTCTCGAGCTCTAAAGTTGGATGCCTGGAATCAACTTGCGTCTGAAGAAG GATTAGAGCTTCCTGAAGATGATAGTGTGCAGCGTCTATTACTTTATGCAACTGCTGATCAAGTTCTGCATAAG GCGCTGCCAAGGGAGAAGAATGAAGCTGATCAAGATCGATTGAAGACGAGACTTTCCCAACTCTATCATGACAAGCTTCTCAAA ATTTCAGAGCCAATTGAAGGGTTGAAAGAATGGTTGGATGCTGTGTCAACTGCTCGTATCCCTTGCGCTGTTGTGTCAAGTCTTGATCGCAGAAATATGGTTGAAGCCTTAGAGCGCATGGGACTCATGAAGTACTTCCAG GCAATTGTGACAGAGGAGGATGGAATGGAGTCTATAGCACATAGATTTCTTTCTGCAGCTGTGAAG CTGGACAGAAAGCCATCAAAGTGTGTGGTGTTTGAGGACGATCCTAGGGGCATAACTGCTGCTCACAACTGTACAATGATGGCTGTGGCACTTATTGGTGCTCACCCTGC GTATGATTTAGGGCAAGCTGACCTTGCTGTAGGTAGCTTCAGTGAGCTTTCTGTGATAAATCTCAGGAGATTATTTGCACATAAAGGTTCCAACTTTATGGACCTAGAGAAGCAAATAGCGGAAAAAGCACCGCGCAGAAGGAAGCTTACAATTGACACCATTTTCTGA
- the LOC129900821 gene encoding 5-amino-6-(5-phospho-D-ribitylamino)uracil phosphatase, chloroplastic isoform X1 — MEGTLSFRSCSQAQLPLQPNSFLPQFSKKLQFLRLQKSKPLKSSQCYQRLVIVKALGTGDNGDFEDFPATPNKIFMEEAIGAEYGEGFETFRPNGLLKVDVDFLNDRLQEGFLRRIRYAMKPDEAYGLIFSWDNVVADSRALKLDAWNQLASEEGLELPEDDSVQRLLLYATADQVLHKALPREKNEADQDRLKTRLSQLYHDKLLKISEPIEGLKEWLDAVSTARIPCAVVSSLDRRNMVEALERMGLMKYFQAIVTEEDGMESIAHRFLSAAVKLDRKPSKCVVFEDDPRGITAAHNCTMMAVALIGAHPAYDLGQADLAVGSFSELSVINLRRLFAHKGSNFMDLEKQIAEKAPRRRKLTIDTIF, encoded by the exons ATGGAGGGCACTCTTAGCTTCCGCAGTTGTTCTCAGGCTCAGCTTCCGTTGCAACCGAACTCTTTCCTTCCTCAATTCTCCAAAAAGTTACAATTCTTG AGACTACAGAAATCGAAGCCTTTGAAATCATCCCAGTGTTATCAACGCTTGGTGATTGTGAAGGCGTTGGGTACGGGTGATAATGGGGACTTTGAAGATTTTCCAGCTACACCTAACAAGATTTTTATGGAAGAG GCAATTGGTGCTGAATACGGAGAAGGTTTCGAGACATTTAGACCCAATGGACTGCTCAAAGTTGATGTG gattttttaaatgatagaCTGCAAGAGGGTTTCCTGCGAAGAATCCGTTATGCGATGAAGCCTGATGAAGCTTACGGCCTCATTTTCTCTTGGGATAATGTGGTG GCAGATTCTCGAGCTCTAAAGTTGGATGCCTGGAATCAACTTGCGTCTGAAGAAG GATTAGAGCTTCCTGAAGATGATAGTGTGCAGCGTCTATTACTTTATGCAACTGCTGATCAAGTTCTGCATAAG GCGCTGCCAAGGGAGAAGAATGAAGCTGATCAAGATCGATTGAAGACGAGACTTTCCCAACTCTATCATGACAAGCTTCTCAAA ATTTCAGAGCCAATTGAAGGGTTGAAAGAATGGTTGGATGCTGTGTCAACTGCTCGTATCCCTTGCGCTGTTGTGTCAAGTCTTGATCGCAGAAATATGGTTGAAGCCTTAGAGCGCATGGGACTCATGAAGTACTTCCAG GCAATTGTGACAGAGGAGGATGGAATGGAGTCTATAGCACATAGATTTCTTTCTGCAGCTGTGAAG CTGGACAGAAAGCCATCAAAGTGTGTGGTGTTTGAGGACGATCCTAGGGGCATAACTGCTGCTCACAACTGTACAATGATGGCTGTGGCACTTATTGGTGCTCACCCTGC GTATGATTTAGGGCAAGCTGACCTTGCTGTAGGTAGCTTCAGTGAGCTTTCTGTGATAAATCTCAGGAGATTATTTGCACATAAAGGTTCCAACTTTATGGACCTAGAGAAGCAAATAGCGGAAAAAGCACCGCGCAGAAGGAAGCTTACAATTGACACCATTTTCTGA